From Streptobacillus felis:
TTTATCTAAAACTTTTTCTAATTCTAATCCTAAATCTTTAAGAATTTTTTGTTTTTCATTTAATTCACTTAATTCTTTTATCTTTGTATATTCTTTAACAAGCATTTCTACTTCTTCATTTGGTACTATTTGAGATAAATCTAAATCTTTTCCTTTTAAAGTAAGATAATCTAAAAGTATTTTTTCTACTTTTAGCTGATTATTTTTTTTATAGTACATTACAGTACCTTTCCAAACAAATGTATATTTATTAGAAAATGCCTCTATTTTAGTTCCATCAATAAATACTTCATTTTCATTAATTATATTCTTTCTTTTTAAAATGTTTGTAAATTGGTAAAGTAAATCTATTATATCTTCTCTATATTTAACTATGAATTTTTGTAGTCTTGTTAATTTAGGTGCTTCTTCTCCATTAAGAAGATAGATGAAGTTTATATTTTCATTACAATTTCTAATTATTTTTCTAAGTTCTAACTCAGAATAATATGCAGATAGAAGAATAATTTTAAACATTACATCAAGAGAATTTTTAGATTTTCTACCTTTGTTGTGATTCTTTACTTTCGATTTATTGTTAAAAACTAGTTCCTTAGCTAGCTCGTTAAGAAGAATTACAGGAGAATTTTCATCAAATTCAAAATGTTTGTAATTATTTACTTCAAAAAGTTGATTTTCTTTTGTATTTGTGATACTATTATATTGAATTTTGAACATAACTAATTATACCATAAAACAGTGATTTTATCAATGTTTATGCGTGTTTTTAGTTCAAAAAAAGCCAGCTTTATTTCTGGCTTTTTTTGTTTATTTAGACTGTTTATTTCGGAACAGCCCCTTTTTTATTCCCAAGATACCGGAGTGATTAGGATTGGTCGCCTTAAAAATAAAACGTGGTAGCCATATATTATAGTATTATAAGATCCGTAAAAGCTCTATGTCAGTTCGTGATTTCCTTAAGCATACATTAACAGAGACAGCTCCTTATACACGAAGTCAAGACACAAAATATAGTATCACTCTTCC
This genomic window contains:
- a CDS encoding transposase, whose protein sequence is MFKIQYNSITNTKENQLFEVNNYKHFEFDENSPVILLNELAKELVFNNKSKVKNHNKGRKSKNSLDVMFKIILLSAYYSELELRKIIRNCNENINFIYLLNGEEAPKLTRLQKFIVKYREDIIDLLYQFTNILKRKNIINENEVFIDGTKIEAFSNKYTFVWKGTVMYYKKNNQLKVEKILLDYLTLKGKDLDLSQIVPNEEVEMLVKEYTKIKELSELNEKQKILKDLGLELEKVLDKERKYLEQLKILGDRNSYSKTDIYATFMRSKKDYMKNGQLIPAYNVQIAVNSNYILDFKIFQNPTDYKTLPVFIEHL